Proteins encoded together in one Yersinia mollaretii ATCC 43969 window:
- a CDS encoding ParD-like family protein, translating into MGIVKISDLMHENLRIASNAMSRSINSQAEHWLKMGMLAELYPQLTHHELARALVQAELQGGADITRMIQNEALLNKKEEEAQ; encoded by the coding sequence ATGGGTATCGTAAAAATCTCCGATCTGATGCATGAAAATCTGCGCATCGCCAGCAATGCCATGAGCCGCTCAATAAACTCGCAAGCAGAACACTGGCTTAAAATGGGTATGCTGGCTGAACTTTATCCCCAATTAACTCATCATGAGCTTGCCCGAGCATTAGTTCAGGCAGAACTCCAAGGGGGAGCTGACATCACCAGAATGATTCAAAATGAAGCTCTTCTGAATAAAAAAGAAGAGGAAGCACAATGA
- the map gene encoding type I methionyl aminopeptidase → MTAVKIHSPAEIEMARAAGHAAAKVLEIITPYVLAGVTTDEIDRLCHDYIINELKVIPANIGYHGYAHTVCTSVNHVVCHGIPSDKKLKNGDIVNIDVAIIKDGWYGDTSRMYFVGEPSVRAKRLVDITYLSMVEGIKVVRPGATLGDIGAAIQHVAEGAGFSVVREYCGHGVGQEYHTAPQVLHYGIAGTGMILKPGMIFTIEPMINAGKAATSVLGDGWTVVTKDRSLSAQWEHTIAVTESGYDLLTPWPEGTGEYIAI, encoded by the coding sequence ATGACCGCAGTCAAAATCCACTCACCCGCTGAGATTGAAATGGCCCGCGCCGCAGGTCACGCCGCCGCTAAGGTATTAGAAATCATCACCCCCTATGTACTCGCGGGGGTGACGACAGATGAAATTGATCGGTTGTGCCACGACTACATTATTAACGAACTGAAGGTCATTCCGGCAAATATTGGCTATCACGGTTATGCCCATACCGTTTGCACCTCAGTCAATCATGTGGTCTGCCACGGCATTCCATCAGATAAAAAACTCAAAAATGGCGACATTGTTAATATTGACGTGGCCATTATTAAGGATGGTTGGTATGGCGATACCAGCAGAATGTATTTTGTCGGTGAGCCATCCGTCAGAGCTAAGCGTCTGGTCGATATCACCTATCTCTCCATGGTTGAGGGCATTAAGGTGGTGCGTCCGGGGGCGACACTGGGCGATATTGGTGCAGCCATTCAGCATGTCGCTGAAGGCGCAGGCTTTTCTGTGGTGAGGGAGTATTGTGGTCACGGCGTGGGTCAGGAGTATCACACCGCACCACAAGTGCTGCACTATGGGATCGCGGGAACAGGCATGATCCTCAAACCGGGTATGATTTTTACTATTGAGCCGATGATTAATGCCGGAAAAGCCGCGACCAGTGTCTTGGGTGATGGCTGGACCGTGGTCACCAAAGACCGCTCCCTTTCGGCACAATGGGAGCACACCATTGCCGTGACCGAATCAGGATATGACCTGTTGACGCCGTGGCCTGAAGGGACTGGCGAGTACATCGCAATATAG
- a CDS encoding ABC transporter ATP-binding protein translates to MIEINDINKKYQDTSVLNNINESIPSGGITSIIGPNGAGKSTLLSIMSRLLTPDLGSVRFNGLDVAKTSGDKLATILSVLRQENHFTSRLTVSDLVGFGRYPYSKGRLNESDRQHIAAAMTFLNLMPLKDRYLDELSGGQRQRAYVAMVLCQDTKYILLDEPLNNLDMKHCVAMMKQLRRAADELQKTIILVIHDINFASAYSDHMIAMKNGEVIYRGAPEEIMKPDILEEIFDIKVSIEKVQDQHIAVYYR, encoded by the coding sequence GTGATTGAAATTAATGACATAAATAAAAAATATCAGGACACATCGGTTCTCAATAATATCAATGAGAGTATTCCTTCGGGTGGGATTACCTCCATCATTGGACCCAATGGGGCTGGTAAGTCTACTTTATTGTCGATCATGAGCCGTTTGCTGACGCCAGATCTGGGGAGCGTGCGGTTTAATGGGTTGGATGTGGCGAAAACCTCTGGGGATAAGCTCGCGACCATCCTTTCCGTTTTGCGCCAAGAGAATCATTTCACCAGCCGCCTGACCGTGTCGGATTTAGTCGGGTTTGGGCGCTACCCCTATTCGAAAGGGCGGCTCAACGAGAGTGATCGCCAGCATATTGCTGCAGCCATGACATTCCTCAATCTGATGCCGCTTAAAGATCGTTATCTTGACGAGCTTTCGGGTGGGCAACGGCAACGGGCCTATGTGGCTATGGTGCTTTGTCAGGATACGAAATATATCCTGCTGGATGAGCCATTAAATAATTTAGATATGAAACATTGCGTGGCGATGATGAAACAGTTGCGGCGTGCTGCTGATGAGCTGCAAAAAACCATCATACTGGTTATCCATGATATCAATTTCGCTTCAGCTTATTCCGACCATATGATCGCCATGAAAAACGGTGAGGTGATATATCGGGGTGCACCGGAAGAGATAATGAAACCTGATATTCTGGAGGAGATTTTCGATATCAAAGTCAGCATAGAAAAAGTGCAAGACCAGCATATTGCGGTCTATTACCGCTGA
- a CDS encoding siderophore ABC transporter substrate-binding protein: MRLRLALCSSLLAATVAMTGCDDSATTPEASAKISIEHAQGTTQVPINPQKVIILNPSVLDTADALGIKVAGVPQTSVHLPAFLSKYSGSEYLNAGTLFEPDYEALSQAKPDLIIAGGRAQDAYDKLSAIAPTISLDIDTQHFTQSLTQRTEQLASIFGKEDDAKALLGKFTQQINEIKQKSANAGSAMVMMVSGGKMSAYTPGSRFGFVFDELGFKPAATFTESGRHGNVVTSEFILNANPEWLFVLDRDNAIGRTEGQSAQQVLDNPLIHKTKAWQKNQIVYLDSASLYIAGGVQSYKQLMDKISAVLDKQAAAQ; encoded by the coding sequence ATGCGATTACGTCTGGCTTTATGTTCGTCATTACTGGCAGCCACTGTGGCGATGACCGGTTGTGATGACTCTGCAACCACTCCAGAAGCATCAGCAAAAATCAGTATTGAACATGCTCAGGGGACTACTCAGGTTCCGATCAACCCGCAAAAAGTGATCATATTGAACCCTTCCGTGTTGGATACAGCCGATGCTCTGGGCATTAAAGTGGCGGGTGTCCCGCAGACCAGCGTGCATCTTCCCGCATTTTTATCCAAGTACAGTGGTTCCGAGTATCTGAACGCAGGCACACTGTTTGAACCTGACTATGAAGCACTGAGTCAGGCAAAACCTGACCTGATCATTGCCGGTGGCCGTGCTCAAGATGCTTATGACAAACTGAGTGCCATCGCGCCAACCATCTCACTGGATATCGATACCCAGCACTTTACTCAGAGCCTGACTCAGCGTACGGAGCAACTGGCCTCCATCTTTGGTAAAGAGGACGATGCGAAAGCGCTGCTAGGTAAATTTACCCAACAGATCAATGAGATCAAGCAAAAATCGGCTAACGCGGGTTCTGCTATGGTGATGATGGTCAGTGGCGGAAAAATGTCTGCCTACACCCCCGGCTCCCGTTTTGGCTTTGTCTTTGATGAGCTAGGCTTCAAACCTGCGGCGACCTTCACCGAGTCAGGCCGTCATGGCAATGTGGTGACCTCAGAATTCATTTTGAATGCCAACCCGGAGTGGCTGTTTGTGCTGGATCGCGACAACGCGATTGGCCGGACTGAAGGGCAATCGGCACAGCAAGTGCTCGATAACCCGCTGATTCATAAAACCAAAGCATGGCAAAAAAACCAGATTGTTTATCTTGATTCTGCCTCGCTCTATATTGCAGGCGGTGTGCAGAGCTATAAGCAACTGATGGATAAAATCAGTGCCGTACTGGATAAACAAGCCGCAGCGCAGTAA
- a CDS encoding LacI family DNA-binding transcriptional regulator, with product MAVVSYVINNGPRPVAEATKQRVLAAIEKTGYRPNGIARALASGTTKTYGLVVPNISNPFISSMAHALQREAFTNGQVLLLGDAGDSRQRELELINNLLHRQVDGLLYTSVDRHPYIELIQSTGTPFVMLDRVDPAQQVCAIRVDERAAAFQATQHLIEHGHRDIAIICGPLDMLNTQDRVSGWRDALLQAGLVVRDEWIFSTSYTRPGGYQAAQQMLKGPLPQALFATNELQAFGCLRAMAEQHLTAPKDLALICFNGTIESEFNVPSLTTVRQPVDEMAKTAIEMLKNWTGAPAIREFNFSLQLGESCGCTRRQKDSFPT from the coding sequence GTGGCAGTCGTGAGCTATGTCATCAACAATGGGCCACGTCCGGTTGCAGAAGCCACCAAACAGCGGGTGCTGGCTGCCATCGAAAAAACCGGCTATCGGCCTAATGGGATCGCCAGAGCATTAGCCTCCGGCACCACGAAAACCTATGGTCTGGTGGTGCCCAACATCTCAAACCCATTTATCTCCTCAATGGCCCATGCCCTACAACGCGAAGCCTTTACCAACGGGCAAGTGTTGTTACTGGGTGACGCTGGTGACTCTCGTCAGCGCGAGCTAGAACTGATTAACAATCTGCTGCATCGTCAGGTGGATGGCCTGCTCTACACCAGTGTTGATCGCCACCCTTATATCGAGCTAATTCAGTCTACGGGTACGCCCTTTGTGATGCTCGACAGAGTTGATCCGGCGCAGCAAGTCTGTGCTATTCGCGTGGATGAGCGGGCGGCAGCATTTCAGGCGACCCAGCATCTGATTGAGCATGGTCATCGTGACATCGCCATTATTTGCGGTCCGCTGGATATGCTCAATACTCAAGATAGGGTGAGTGGTTGGCGCGATGCCCTGCTACAAGCAGGATTAGTCGTGCGCGATGAGTGGATTTTCTCGACTTCTTATACCCGCCCAGGGGGTTATCAGGCGGCACAGCAGATGCTAAAAGGGCCGTTGCCGCAAGCGCTGTTTGCCACCAATGAATTACAAGCCTTTGGCTGCCTACGGGCGATGGCCGAACAGCATCTGACGGCCCCCAAGGATCTGGCGCTGATCTGCTTTAATGGCACCATCGAATCGGAATTTAATGTGCCGTCATTGACCACCGTACGCCAGCCCGTGGATGAGATGGCAAAAACCGCCATCGAGATGCTGAAAAACTGGACCGGCGCGCCCGCGATTCGCGAATTCAATTTTTCGCTGCAACTCGGAGAGTCCTGCGGCTGCACCAGACGTCAAAAAGATTCGTTTCCAACATAA
- a CDS encoding MFS transporter, whose translation MTSLNSSTADNAPSESMAAEERLATPEGRKDFWRATFSCWLGTAMEYADFALYGLAAGIIFGDVFFPEATPAIALLSSFATYSVGFIARPIGALLFGRLGDRKGRKVVMITTITLMGASTTLIGLIPSYASIGLWAPATLAFLRFMQGLGAGAELSGGAVMLGEYAPAKRRGLVSSIIALGSNSGTLLAALVWLLVLQMDKQSLLDWGWRIPFLSSILIAGAALFIRRHMRETPVFERQKLVLEQQRQQALELGREHVAEVDNRSFWQRSKSFWIMVGLRIGENGPSYLAQGFMIGYVAKILMVDKSVPTTAVFIASCLGFLIIPLAGYLSDRFGRRITYRWFCLLLIIYAFPAFMLLDTREPIIVMGTIIVGMGLASLGIFGVQAAWGVELFGVTNRYTKMAVAKEVGSILSGGTAPLMAAAMLTFTGHWWPIALYFAFMAGIGFVTTFFAPETRGRDLNLPEDAI comes from the coding sequence ATGACTTCACTCAATAGCTCGACGGCAGACAATGCTCCATCAGAGAGCATGGCTGCGGAAGAGCGTCTGGCTACGCCCGAAGGTCGCAAAGATTTTTGGCGCGCAACCTTTTCATGCTGGCTCGGCACCGCCATGGAGTATGCAGACTTCGCACTCTATGGTTTAGCTGCTGGCATAATATTTGGTGACGTCTTCTTCCCTGAAGCAACACCGGCGATTGCCTTGTTATCCAGCTTTGCGACCTACTCTGTCGGCTTCATTGCTCGCCCCATTGGCGCACTGTTGTTCGGCAGATTAGGTGACCGCAAGGGCCGGAAGGTGGTGATGATTACCACCATTACCTTGATGGGGGCCTCCACCACCCTGATTGGTTTAATCCCAAGTTATGCCTCAATTGGTTTATGGGCACCTGCCACGCTAGCCTTTTTGCGCTTTATGCAAGGGCTGGGGGCGGGTGCTGAACTCTCTGGCGGTGCGGTGATGTTGGGGGAGTATGCCCCGGCCAAAAGGCGCGGTTTGGTCTCCTCCATTATTGCCTTAGGCTCGAACAGCGGCACACTGCTGGCAGCACTGGTTTGGTTGTTGGTGTTGCAGATGGACAAACAGAGCCTGCTTGATTGGGGCTGGCGTATTCCGTTCCTCTCCAGCATCTTAATCGCCGGTGCCGCGCTGTTTATTCGCCGTCATATGCGTGAAACCCCTGTCTTTGAGCGCCAAAAATTGGTGCTGGAACAGCAGCGCCAACAAGCGCTGGAGCTGGGTCGTGAGCATGTCGCTGAAGTGGATAACCGCAGCTTCTGGCAGCGCAGCAAATCATTCTGGATCATGGTGGGCTTGCGTATCGGCGAGAACGGCCCCTCCTATCTGGCTCAGGGCTTTATGATTGGCTATGTCGCCAAAATTTTGATGGTGGATAAGTCAGTGCCGACCACGGCCGTGTTTATCGCCTCCTGTCTCGGCTTCCTGATCATTCCACTGGCGGGTTATCTGTCGGATCGTTTTGGTCGCCGCATCACCTATCGTTGGTTCTGCCTGCTGTTGATTATCTACGCCTTCCCGGCATTTATGCTGCTAGACACCCGCGAGCCGATTATCGTGATGGGGACTATCATTGTAGGTATGGGTTTGGCATCACTGGGGATCTTCGGCGTACAAGCAGCATGGGGTGTTGAGTTGTTTGGCGTGACGAATCGCTACACCAAAATGGCCGTGGCCAAAGAGGTCGGCTCAATTCTGTCCGGCGGCACAGCGCCACTGATGGCGGCAGCCATGTTGACCTTCACCGGGCACTGGTGGCCAATCGCCCTCTACTTCGCCTTCATGGCAGGGATTGGCTTCGTCACCACCTTCTTTGCCCCTGAGACACGCGGACGTGACCTTAATTTGCCAGAAGATGCGATTTAA
- a CDS encoding ABC transporter permease has product MKNLSFIVGLVILLGLMMCSLFIGAGHVTFTDVWSDPDMRDIFLLSRVPRTLALVLAGSAMSVAGLIMQMLTQNRFVEPSIAGTTQSASLGLLLVMVFSPSAPVIVKMLVATLFAMGGTALFMMLLARMRMKSALMVPLTGIMLGAVFSAVTTFLAMEFDLLQSLGSWESGDFSGVLQGRYELLWIVGALTLISCLIADRFTVAGMGRDFSVNVGLNYQRVMMIGMSIIAITSGVVVVVIGVLPFLGLIVPNIVSMAMGDNLRRTIPWVALCGGGLVVLCDIIGRLISYPFEIPASVILGAIGALVFLLLIVRTKRHAG; this is encoded by the coding sequence ATGAAAAATCTTAGCTTTATCGTCGGCCTAGTTATCTTACTGGGCCTGATGATGTGCAGTCTGTTCATTGGTGCCGGGCATGTCACCTTCACGGATGTCTGGTCAGATCCCGATATGCGCGACATCTTTCTGCTCAGCCGAGTGCCGCGTACATTGGCTTTGGTTCTGGCCGGGAGTGCGATGAGTGTGGCTGGCCTGATTATGCAGATGCTGACGCAAAACCGTTTTGTTGAGCCATCCATTGCGGGCACCACCCAGTCGGCCAGCCTTGGCTTATTGTTGGTCATGGTCTTCAGCCCATCAGCCCCCGTGATCGTCAAGATGTTGGTCGCCACGCTATTTGCGATGGGCGGCACTGCGCTGTTTATGATGCTACTGGCGAGAATGAGAATGAAATCGGCTCTGATGGTGCCGCTGACTGGCATTATGCTGGGCGCGGTATTTAGCGCGGTCACCACTTTTCTGGCGATGGAGTTCGATCTCCTGCAATCGCTAGGCAGCTGGGAGTCCGGTGATTTCTCGGGTGTGTTGCAGGGCCGCTATGAGCTGCTGTGGATTGTGGGCGCGCTGACGCTGATCTCCTGCCTGATCGCCGACCGTTTTACTGTTGCAGGAATGGGGCGGGACTTCTCGGTCAATGTTGGTTTGAATTATCAACGCGTTATGATGATTGGGATGTCCATTATTGCTATCACCAGTGGCGTGGTAGTGGTGGTGATTGGCGTGCTTCCTTTCCTCGGCTTGATTGTTCCCAATATTGTCAGCATGGCGATGGGGGACAATCTACGCCGAACCATCCCTTGGGTGGCGCTGTGTGGGGGCGGGCTGGTGGTGCTGTGCGATATTATCGGTCGCTTAATTAGCTACCCATTTGAAATACCTGCCAGCGTTATTTTAGGGGCCATTGGCGCACTGGTTTTCCTGTTATTAATTGTTAGGACGAAACGCCATGCAGGCTAG
- a CDS encoding nucleoside hydrolase, with translation MRLIIDCDPGNGVPGANVDDGLALALAIAAPEITLELITIVAGNTPSEVGFSVAHDLVNRLGLNIPIIRGASQALVEPAAPWRDKLDNGAAKNGLTALWQQTARPPLVALNAPLAAHAMGELICNNPGEITLVAIGPLTNIAHAMQLYPQLASSVAEIAIMGGVFNVDGYLKDTNFGLDPEAAHVVLTSGANITLAPLDVTTQTQLLHQDLDKIAQIDSPLSRYLVETIRPWISYSMQTRQLPGCWVHDALVVAWLLDKSIVTTSRDYLDVALEGALTRGMTLRFSPETLRLDVGIPAPQGKPVTLLQTVDNKKLLDTLYHRLSHYR, from the coding sequence ATGCGTTTAATTATTGATTGTGACCCAGGAAATGGCGTGCCCGGCGCCAATGTCGATGATGGTTTAGCTCTGGCACTTGCCATCGCGGCTCCGGAAATTACCTTAGAATTGATCACCATCGTGGCGGGTAATACCCCAAGCGAGGTGGGGTTCTCTGTTGCCCATGATTTAGTCAACCGTCTGGGCTTGAATATCCCCATTATTCGAGGAGCCTCACAGGCGCTGGTTGAACCGGCAGCTCCTTGGCGCGACAAACTGGATAATGGCGCAGCTAAAAATGGCTTAACGGCACTTTGGCAACAAACAGCGCGCCCGCCGCTGGTGGCATTGAATGCCCCATTGGCGGCCCATGCGATGGGTGAATTGATCTGCAATAATCCCGGCGAGATAACCTTGGTGGCGATCGGCCCGCTGACCAACATCGCCCACGCCATGCAGCTCTATCCGCAATTGGCCTCATCGGTGGCGGAAATTGCTATCATGGGCGGCGTTTTTAATGTCGATGGCTACCTGAAAGACACCAATTTTGGCCTCGATCCTGAAGCGGCCCATGTGGTGCTAACCAGTGGGGCCAATATCACGCTCGCGCCGTTGGATGTCACCACCCAGACCCAACTGCTGCATCAGGATTTGGATAAAATCGCGCAAATTGATTCGCCGCTCAGCCGCTATCTGGTGGAGACGATCCGCCCTTGGATCAGCTACTCCATGCAAACGCGCCAACTGCCGGGGTGTTGGGTGCATGATGCTTTGGTGGTCGCTTGGTTGCTGGATAAAAGCATCGTAACCACCAGCCGTGACTACCTTGATGTGGCGCTCGAAGGGGCGCTGACCCGTGGTATGACTTTGCGCTTCAGCCCCGAGACTTTGCGTTTGGATGTCGGTATCCCTGCGCCACAGGGCAAACCGGTCACCCTGCTGCAAACGGTTGATAATAAAAAGCTCTTGGATACCTTATATCACCGCCTAAGTCACTATCGTTAG
- a CDS encoding iron chelate uptake ABC transporter family permease subunit: MQASEYASKESRLQANNSTLSTPAKRLVLLSILALVAIIIFMTINLKGNIQYILVHRGLILATMLLVAFAAGIATVLFQTVTNNRILTPSVMGLEALFILIQTMLIFFIDANGFRVLGVTGKFLCESALLLLFSVFLYRWLLSGVGINLHKVLLVGLVCGTLFRSLSSLMQRLLSPGEFAILQGRVFATFTRAAPEIIALSTGIIVIVGILVWRMRYCLDIIALGRNTAINLGVAYQKKITAILLLVSLLVAISTALVGPLTFLGLLIANLAYPIVGSFRHQYLLPGVFLLGTITLVGGQLILERLLNMSGTLSVVIEFIGGALFIYLLIKKAPV; encoded by the coding sequence ATGCAGGCTAGTGAGTATGCTTCAAAAGAGAGCCGGCTTCAGGCAAATAACAGCACGCTAAGCACTCCGGCAAAAAGGTTAGTGTTACTGAGCATCCTTGCCCTGGTCGCTATCATCATTTTTATGACGATTAATCTGAAGGGCAATATTCAGTATATTCTGGTACATCGTGGCCTTATTTTAGCCACCATGCTGCTGGTCGCCTTTGCCGCAGGTATCGCCACCGTCTTATTCCAAACAGTGACCAATAACCGAATATTAACGCCGTCTGTCATGGGGCTTGAGGCGCTATTTATCCTCATTCAGACAATGTTGATATTCTTTATTGATGCCAATGGTTTCAGAGTGTTGGGCGTCACCGGTAAGTTTCTCTGCGAATCAGCATTGCTGCTGCTGTTCTCGGTATTTCTTTACCGCTGGTTGCTGAGCGGAGTGGGGATCAATCTGCATAAAGTGCTGCTGGTGGGATTGGTGTGCGGCACCTTATTCCGCAGTTTATCCAGCCTGATGCAGCGCCTGCTCTCACCGGGGGAGTTTGCCATCTTGCAGGGGAGGGTGTTTGCTACTTTTACCCGCGCTGCCCCGGAAATTATCGCCCTCTCCACTGGAATAATTGTGATCGTGGGTATTCTCGTTTGGCGTATGCGCTATTGCCTCGATATTATCGCGCTCGGCAGAAATACCGCGATTAATCTGGGCGTTGCTTACCAGAAAAAAATAACCGCGATTCTCCTGCTGGTCTCGCTATTAGTGGCTATCTCAACGGCACTGGTCGGGCCGCTGACCTTTTTGGGCTTGCTGATCGCGAATCTGGCTTATCCGATTGTGGGGTCATTCCGGCATCAATATTTGCTACCGGGCGTTTTCCTGTTGGGAACCATTACACTGGTCGGCGGCCAATTGATCCTCGAACGCCTGCTGAATATGTCGGGAACGCTATCGGTGGTGATTGAGTTTATTGGTGGCGCGCTATTTATTTATCTTTTAATAAAAAAGGCTCCCGTGTGA
- a CDS encoding response regulator transcription factor has protein sequence MTRKLRISIVDQNNFFVEGLKDAIKKHCLAKGMSVAFMSQQLSHQAANLIFWAPSDPTNLVPVGLQSEGNNKSQLIMVLSQQEINSVKHQTPWVFYRNQSLETLLALVDQALMASVIKGNKKEPEKQRDISHLDILTRRQKQIINYVSEGICPSKIADNLQIHEKTVSSHKRSAMKRLQLNKTTDLYYWILSHSMPSMLENRTPT, from the coding sequence ATGACTCGTAAATTAAGAATATCGATTGTTGACCAAAATAATTTTTTTGTCGAAGGGCTAAAAGACGCGATAAAAAAACACTGCCTTGCTAAAGGTATGTCTGTAGCATTTATGTCTCAGCAATTATCACACCAAGCCGCAAACCTGATATTTTGGGCACCCAGTGACCCAACGAATTTGGTGCCTGTGGGGTTGCAGAGCGAAGGCAATAATAAATCACAATTGATCATGGTACTGTCACAGCAGGAAATAAATTCAGTCAAACATCAAACACCATGGGTATTCTATCGCAATCAGAGTCTGGAGACTTTATTAGCCCTCGTTGATCAGGCGCTAATGGCTTCAGTCATTAAGGGCAACAAAAAAGAGCCTGAGAAACAACGTGATATTAGCCACTTAGATATTCTCACTCGTCGACAGAAGCAGATTATTAATTATGTTTCAGAAGGCATCTGCCCAAGTAAGATTGCCGATAACTTACAAATTCATGAAAAAACTGTCAGTAGCCATAAAAGATCGGCAATGAAAAGATTACAGCTTAATAAGACAACCGATTTATACTATTGGATACTCTCCCACTCTATGCCATCGATGTTAGAAAATCGCACACCAACATAA
- a CDS encoding DsbA family protein, protein MSIYKTLMQGLLLTFVLPASIQANVVTSTETELQAKRQSIPQEGKEYITLIHPVASQPKVVEFFSFYCSSCYQFVENYPVADAINRILPKGETVTKYHVSMMGPLGNELTEAWAIAMVMDKTHDVEKPLFEAVHNQKLKNVADIQEVFAKAGMDAATYQQAQQSLLVKGAIARQKAAIASFGVKGTPTFYVNGKYQIHNAGIAITTPQAYANNFAEVVHALLEQQ, encoded by the coding sequence ATGAGTATTTATAAAACGCTAATGCAAGGATTGCTCTTAACCTTTGTGTTACCCGCATCAATACAGGCCAACGTGGTAACCTCCACAGAAACCGAATTACAGGCAAAACGTCAATCTATTCCACAAGAGGGAAAAGAGTATATTACGTTAATACATCCTGTTGCCTCACAGCCCAAAGTGGTTGAATTTTTTTCCTTTTATTGCAGCTCTTGCTACCAATTTGTTGAGAATTATCCGGTCGCCGACGCCATTAATCGTATTTTACCCAAGGGTGAAACCGTCACCAAATATCATGTCAGCATGATGGGGCCACTGGGAAATGAACTGACAGAGGCTTGGGCTATTGCCATGGTCATGGATAAAACCCATGACGTGGAAAAACCGCTGTTCGAGGCCGTGCACAATCAAAAATTAAAAAACGTTGCCGACATCCAGGAAGTCTTTGCTAAAGCCGGTATGGATGCCGCGACCTATCAACAAGCACAACAAAGCTTGCTGGTTAAAGGGGCGATTGCACGACAAAAGGCCGCTATTGCCTCCTTTGGCGTCAAAGGAACCCCCACTTTTTACGTCAACGGAAAGTATCAAATACACAATGCCGGTATCGCGATCACAACTCCTCAAGCCTATGCGAATAACTTTGCCGAGGTAGTGCACGCCTTATTAGAGCAACAATAG